In one window of Candidatus Hydrogenedentota bacterium DNA:
- a CDS encoding tetratricopeptide repeat protein, whose protein sequence is MTRKIWIVLGVLVVLSILGAAAGAVGVYLYIEHRNATWLRDAETAYAQGDWQKAKVNYERYMPQDPRNEELLLKYAKACESLIPNRQSALKGATTAYQQILGFNPGNTDVRTKLIDTYVRMNDWGSLEYYAAEWLRNAPDDPVLGYYHALALDRTGRRDEAVEAYKKLVDSGTDHSDVYGNLARLLRDQGQEKQAQSVLEKAVTDRPQDAHVRVEYARYLARTSDWTKVEALLQEAMTLAPDDPDVLMARAQSLSLRGDYAGAIDLGKRALDAKQSDINAYLVLAGAYSSLGKVDEAIAVLAAAPAEIQADNPSLPIMLVDLQLSANRFDDAHKTIEFYKSVNPNQMPIVEYFAGKELLVKGEPAAAVQRLASVVQLRPGFSPAQFALALAYIETGENELARNTLEGYLAKNPGDIRAQQLMSQRYGKPLTLKELAERANEVLNDPQVDAGRLLSAAATLFEGASRAGKQAEYGEVVRGLLAKAIKGDPKNVDAYRMLVEVSLGLGDLPAAQAALDDAAAAGAESSALALSRASIALAKGDESAAQAVFAEASDAKDFGRESYSAWAGLFASKDKIEAAQGVYDKGISKLEAANDKKTLEVEQIGLALRTKDTDGALESITRLATQIDAGTPPRKQLNSARLQVAAQLLDKGESDSVEKAKQLLDAVRAEEPDNLGLVTMDAAVLLLRDPPDYDGAETLFERAESAPGGNLRAEWGLIKIALARADFPKALTHAERALALAPLSKEVRLQMADIQMKLQRPREAEATLNELLASDPDNLDALRLLAVSFFDRNQPDKAKETLAKLEQRAKGNAETEAMVASLRGRMLLAEGSAPQAEKVLRERVTADPNDFDAMLDLAKSISAQGRHDEAATLVEDFAKAHGGEPRAWVALARFCVDGDKPDRYERASTALTRALLADPNYVAALREMLELRLRQGAYGEALALCERYLSKNPDDADMLNTKAALLVQTGLRTEEALSAADRAVSLSDRPEYLLTRGLVLSSMREYSRALRDLETAANGMSATTAQIDAALAEVYLATGHIQQARERLTMAQDKSKKGDAVNPARLNQIEQALKSQESKG, encoded by the coding sequence ATACCCAATCGTCAGTCCGCATTAAAGGGGGCCACGACGGCGTATCAGCAAATCTTGGGCTTTAATCCTGGCAATACCGATGTTCGGACAAAGCTTATTGACACCTATGTCCGCATGAACGATTGGGGTTCATTGGAGTACTACGCGGCGGAGTGGCTGCGTAACGCGCCGGACGACCCCGTTCTTGGGTACTATCATGCGCTTGCGCTCGATCGTACGGGCCGGCGAGACGAAGCTGTAGAGGCATACAAGAAGTTGGTCGATTCGGGCACTGATCATTCCGACGTGTACGGCAACCTTGCGCGGCTGTTGCGCGATCAAGGCCAGGAAAAGCAGGCACAGAGTGTCCTCGAGAAAGCAGTGACGGACAGGCCACAGGATGCGCACGTTCGCGTCGAGTACGCTCGATACCTTGCGCGAACGAGCGACTGGACCAAGGTCGAGGCCTTGTTGCAGGAAGCCATGACGTTGGCGCCGGATGACCCTGATGTGCTTATGGCGCGCGCGCAATCGTTGTCGTTGCGCGGAGACTATGCCGGCGCAATCGATCTGGGTAAGAGAGCACTGGATGCCAAGCAAAGCGATATCAATGCGTATCTGGTGCTTGCCGGAGCATACAGCAGTCTTGGCAAGGTTGACGAAGCGATTGCCGTGTTGGCTGCGGCTCCAGCGGAGATACAAGCGGACAATCCATCTTTACCGATTATGCTCGTGGATTTGCAGTTGAGCGCGAACCGGTTTGACGACGCGCACAAGACCATCGAGTTCTACAAGAGCGTGAATCCGAATCAGATGCCCATCGTGGAGTATTTTGCGGGCAAGGAACTGCTCGTAAAGGGAGAACCCGCGGCGGCAGTACAGCGGCTTGCCAGCGTGGTTCAACTCCGGCCCGGGTTTTCGCCCGCGCAATTTGCCCTGGCATTGGCCTATATCGAGACGGGAGAAAATGAGCTGGCCCGCAACACGCTCGAAGGTTATCTGGCGAAGAACCCCGGAGACATACGGGCGCAGCAACTGATGTCGCAGCGGTATGGCAAGCCGCTGACACTGAAAGAGCTGGCTGAACGCGCCAATGAGGTACTTAACGATCCGCAGGTGGACGCGGGAAGATTGCTGTCTGCCGCGGCAACGTTGTTTGAGGGCGCGTCGCGGGCAGGGAAGCAAGCGGAATACGGTGAGGTTGTCCGTGGACTGCTCGCGAAGGCAATCAAGGGCGACCCAAAGAACGTAGACGCGTATCGAATGCTGGTTGAAGTCTCCCTGGGGCTCGGGGATTTGCCGGCAGCGCAGGCAGCGTTGGATGACGCAGCCGCCGCGGGCGCTGAATCTAGCGCGCTTGCCTTGTCGCGCGCCAGCATTGCGTTGGCGAAAGGCGACGAGTCCGCGGCGCAAGCCGTATTTGCGGAGGCCAGCGATGCGAAGGACTTCGGCCGTGAAAGCTACAGCGCGTGGGCCGGCCTTTTCGCATCCAAAGACAAGATCGAAGCCGCGCAAGGCGTCTATGACAAGGGCATATCGAAGCTGGAAGCTGCCAACGACAAGAAGACGCTCGAAGTGGAGCAGATCGGTCTCGCGCTGCGGACGAAAGATACCGATGGTGCGCTCGAGTCAATCACGCGCTTGGCTACACAGATTGATGCGGGTACGCCGCCACGAAAACAGCTCAACTCCGCCCGGCTCCAAGTGGCTGCGCAATTGCTTGACAAAGGCGAGTCCGACAGCGTTGAAAAAGCGAAGCAGCTTCTGGACGCCGTTCGAGCCGAAGAGCCGGACAATCTCGGACTTGTAACGATGGACGCGGCGGTCCTCTTGCTGCGTGACCCGCCCGACTATGACGGGGCGGAAACGTTGTTTGAGCGCGCCGAATCGGCTCCCGGAGGCAATCTGCGGGCGGAGTGGGGACTCATAAAGATTGCGCTGGCGCGCGCGGATTTTCCGAAAGCGTTGACACACGCGGAACGCGCGCTTGCATTGGCGCCTTTGTCGAAAGAAGTGCGGTTGCAGATGGCCGACATCCAAATGAAGTTGCAGCGGCCGCGAGAGGCGGAGGCAACGCTCAACGAGTTGCTTGCGTCTGATCCTGACAATCTTGACGCCTTACGACTGTTGGCCGTTAGTTTCTTCGATCGCAACCAACCGGACAAGGCGAAAGAGACCTTGGCAAAGTTGGAGCAGCGAGCCAAGGGCAATGCGGAGACGGAGGCTATGGTGGCTTCGTTGCGCGGCCGCATGCTTCTTGCGGAAGGGTCTGCGCCGCAGGCGGAGAAGGTGCTGCGCGAACGCGTGACCGCCGATCCTAACGATTTTGACGCCATGCTCGACTTGGCAAAGTCCATTAGCGCACAAGGACGACACGATGAAGCCGCCACTCTCGTCGAGGATTTTGCGAAGGCGCATGGCGGCGAGCCCCGTGCGTGGGTGGCCCTTGCCCGTTTCTGTGTCGACGGCGACAAGCCGGATCGGTACGAACGCGCGTCCACAGCGCTGACGCGGGCCTTGCTGGCGGACCCGAACTATGTTGCCGCGCTGCGTGAGATGCTTGAGCTGCGCCTCAGACAAGGCGCGTATGGAGAGGCCTTGGCGCTGTGCGAACGCTACCTTTCGAAGAACCCCGATGATGCGGACATGCTCAACACGAAAGCCGCACTTCTTGTCCAGACGGGCCTGCGCACGGAAGAGGCGCTATCCGCGGCGGACCGGGCCGTGAGTCTCTCCGACCGGCCCGAATATTTGCTGACGCGCGGCCTTGTGCTGTCGTCCATGCGAGAGTACTCGCGGGCTCTGCGTGACTTGGAGACTGCGGCGAATGGCATGAGCGCGACGACCGCGCAGATTGACGCGGCGCTCGCGGAAGTCTACCTGGCGACAGGCCATATTCAGCAGGCGCGCGAACGTCTCACTATGGCGCAGGATAAATCCAAGAAGGGAGACGCAGTAAACCCGGCGCGTCTCAATCAGATTGAGCAGGCGCTCAAGTCGCAGGAGAGCAAGGGATGA
- a CDS encoding EpsI family protein, giving the protein MTGHEAAPERIDGDREQASSGSRNLPLFGGVVAALILVAMYRRAAEELYTNWNLVDSYYTHGYLVPLVSLFFVWKDRARIAGIPVSPSAWGLVWMAFAGVMLLVGDFLGFRVFGHLSILPMLTGALIVFQGRARTQCMWFPIVFLIFMIPIPPSMTQSIALQLKLIAAETAVRIANLLTLPMVREGSYIHFGSDKLLVGDVCGGLRSLISLLALGALAAYISSAKRWGKVLLLVLAGPIAIAANIVRIFFLCVVGYIWGSEMAGGKVHDLSGVLIYAVAIMLFVLAEVPLRRWAGAERENEPKAQETPAAVSRRSPVALFGIALVLLGAVTFTHLKIINAQALANLDASAPVNINIPDRIVDYKQVGVDVGVDTRTQQILESSTIVIRNYASPAGRPIQLSIVHAGTTRRSLHFPEVCLVGAGWEIVKQESASVGILFSAKRLVLVKGDQQEAVLYWFKTGDTVTGNFFLNAFYWAKNQLTFGTPTSAMIKVTTPILSDGEGGAFASLEDFATKFAPVMSKEIQ; this is encoded by the coding sequence ATGACCGGGCACGAAGCGGCGCCAGAACGAATTGACGGCGACAGGGAGCAGGCTTCTTCGGGCTCTCGCAACTTGCCGTTGTTCGGCGGAGTCGTAGCCGCTCTGATCCTTGTAGCGATGTACCGGCGAGCCGCGGAAGAACTCTACACGAATTGGAATCTGGTCGATTCCTACTATACGCACGGATATCTTGTGCCTCTGGTAAGTCTGTTTTTCGTCTGGAAAGACCGAGCGAGAATTGCCGGAATTCCGGTGTCTCCCAGCGCATGGGGGCTCGTTTGGATGGCTTTTGCGGGGGTCATGCTGCTGGTGGGCGACTTCCTCGGTTTCCGCGTGTTCGGTCACCTTTCCATTCTTCCCATGTTGACGGGCGCGTTGATCGTGTTTCAGGGGCGCGCGCGAACGCAGTGCATGTGGTTCCCGATTGTATTTCTGATCTTCATGATTCCCATTCCACCATCGATGACGCAGAGTATCGCTCTGCAGTTGAAATTGATTGCGGCGGAGACCGCGGTGCGGATTGCGAATCTTCTGACGCTTCCGATGGTGCGGGAAGGCTCGTACATCCATTTTGGCAGCGACAAACTCCTGGTTGGTGACGTGTGCGGCGGGTTGCGAAGCCTTATTTCGCTGTTGGCTCTGGGCGCGCTCGCTGCTTACATCAGTTCGGCGAAGCGGTGGGGAAAAGTGCTTCTGTTGGTGCTTGCCGGACCCATTGCCATCGCCGCGAATATTGTCCGCATATTCTTCCTTTGTGTTGTCGGCTATATCTGGGGGAGCGAGATGGCCGGCGGAAAGGTACACGACCTCTCCGGCGTGCTGATCTATGCCGTGGCCATTATGCTCTTTGTCCTGGCGGAAGTGCCGTTGCGGCGCTGGGCGGGCGCGGAGCGCGAGAACGAACCCAAGGCTCAAGAGACTCCTGCTGCAGTCTCCCGAAGGAGCCCGGTTGCGTTGTTTGGGATTGCGCTTGTCTTGCTTGGCGCGGTCACGTTCACGCATCTGAAGATAATCAATGCGCAGGCATTGGCCAATCTCGACGCTTCTGCGCCGGTAAACATCAACATCCCCGATCGCATTGTGGACTACAAGCAGGTTGGGGTCGATGTCGGAGTCGATACCCGAACGCAGCAGATTCTGGAGTCCAGCACGATTGTCATTCGAAACTACGCGTCTCCGGCGGGCAGGCCGATCCAGTTGAGCATCGTGCATGCCGGAACGACACGACGCAGCCTGCATTTCCCCGAAGTGTGCCTTGTGGGCGCGGGATGGGAAATCGTCAAGCAGGAAAGCGCGTCGGTGGGCATTCTGTTTTCCGCAAAGCGATTGGTGCTCGTAAAGGGAGACCAGCAGGAAGCGGTGTTGTATTGGTTCAAGACAGGAGACACGGTCACGGGTAACTTCTTCTTGAACGCATTTTATTGGGCCAAGAACCAATTGACATTCGGTACGCCCACGTCGGCCATGATCAAAGTGACGACGCCAATCCTCAGCGATGGGGAGGGTGGGGCTTTTGCATCGTTGGAAGACTTCGCGACTAAATTCGCGCCGGTGATGAGCAAGGAAATCCAGTAG
- a CDS encoding tetratricopeptide repeat protein: protein MTNRHTQPFRGTVLWLTAILCCALVAVSVGCGARRSKQYSEQGKTYLAIHNPEEARKAFERALELDATNAEAKVGLAKCLVLLKQDDAALAAYREAIQMSPTLDTAYIDAARLLLQHKDPAGAEAIAKQFEAVKAESGGILRAYVLRESGKNDDAIALLTSLKEQFPKSVDVRVNLATAYIDGGKAAEAEQELSSVLSELDGQSLPARMLLVEAYQKQGKLDAMVQELRKMAAERPTDDNLALSLARSLLMAEQYDEAESIARPILERTPESAWANYVIGVCLIHKKQYPEAVECLQAASAGLPDNKQVADMLATAENGGTITPGKEGAPTATAEITSPAPPQEGETWRTLWQEARLRRLLENRETYLAKPEDGLVEALALAAVFTDNAAVAQELATRLPADSPVATYLNALLKRDVEGMKSLIESWKETTGERKVYQLNARGFAFALGGARSQALAAYSECAQAAPDNVVSFYNIAQMFRSAGMPKFAVSSLKRLITRYERNTEARQMLFDLCMEAGYFGEARQLAESSYALFPDDPTTLLNLARVYRTEGDVALATEVLKRGMESLPNASVLAVALGEVLTYVGNADTSLQTLESVRSAKEMAAQIGFITAFDYALQDNWSGVLQQCDELAGARYPLSVRLLHVASLIKGDKADRVSEPLLNAEGKPIAGPSTLVLLSALGKLEGPISDDDQSLAKSLAGDPSSLFTFAYAMACREAGFAPKALEQFRELDTRVPNQPRLVNLLLRTLARAKTMPDRVEIAKEYTSKYSNVAGAWLGLAEVYSLMDDRKGQEEALRKAVEVEPKNSEAWLALAQYLDESNNLEELTSVFRKLIELLPDDPFVQNNLAYCILRTNGDTSEALALAKKASEKLKMHPNVLHTLGLALLRSGDLQEGQKNLGLALEMQPGDPTMLLDFGNVLLQTDKKEDGKKLIELALRYANQLGLDFPRRAEAEAALSKA from the coding sequence ATGACTAACCGACACACACAACCTTTTCGCGGGACGGTTTTGTGGCTGACAGCCATTTTGTGTTGCGCTCTTGTGGCCGTTTCTGTGGGGTGTGGCGCGCGGCGCAGCAAGCAGTATTCGGAGCAAGGCAAGACGTATCTGGCGATCCACAATCCGGAGGAGGCCCGGAAGGCGTTTGAGCGCGCTCTTGAGCTGGATGCAACAAACGCGGAAGCCAAAGTGGGCTTGGCGAAATGCCTCGTGCTGCTGAAACAAGACGACGCGGCCCTTGCGGCCTATCGCGAGGCGATTCAGATGTCGCCCACGCTCGACACGGCGTACATCGATGCGGCACGCCTTCTGCTTCAACACAAAGACCCAGCCGGGGCAGAAGCGATTGCCAAACAGTTCGAGGCCGTCAAAGCCGAATCCGGCGGCATTCTTCGCGCGTATGTGTTGCGGGAGTCTGGCAAGAACGACGATGCCATCGCGTTGTTGACGAGTCTAAAGGAGCAGTTTCCGAAGTCCGTCGATGTGCGCGTGAATCTTGCCACGGCTTATATCGACGGCGGTAAAGCCGCGGAAGCGGAGCAAGAACTCTCAAGCGTCTTAAGTGAACTCGATGGACAATCGTTGCCTGCGCGCATGTTGCTTGTCGAGGCTTATCAGAAGCAGGGCAAGCTGGATGCCATGGTCCAGGAATTGCGCAAGATGGCGGCGGAGCGTCCCACCGACGACAATCTTGCGTTGTCGCTTGCGCGAAGTCTTCTTATGGCGGAACAGTACGACGAAGCGGAATCGATCGCACGGCCGATACTTGAACGCACCCCCGAATCGGCGTGGGCGAATTACGTGATCGGCGTATGTCTGATTCACAAGAAGCAATATCCCGAAGCCGTGGAATGTCTGCAGGCGGCCTCGGCGGGGCTTCCAGACAACAAGCAAGTCGCGGACATGCTTGCGACGGCGGAAAACGGCGGCACGATAACGCCCGGCAAAGAGGGGGCTCCGACCGCGACGGCGGAGATAACGAGCCCCGCGCCGCCTCAAGAGGGGGAAACATGGCGTACGTTGTGGCAGGAAGCACGCTTGAGGCGGTTGTTGGAGAATAGAGAAACCTATCTGGCGAAGCCCGAGGATGGCCTCGTGGAGGCATTGGCGCTGGCGGCGGTGTTTACCGACAATGCCGCTGTGGCACAAGAACTGGCGACGCGTCTGCCTGCCGATTCTCCAGTCGCCACGTATTTGAATGCGCTGCTTAAGCGCGACGTTGAGGGCATGAAGAGTCTGATCGAGTCGTGGAAAGAGACGACCGGCGAGCGCAAGGTTTATCAACTGAACGCACGAGGATTCGCGTTCGCTCTGGGCGGCGCTCGTTCACAAGCTTTGGCCGCCTATTCGGAATGCGCCCAGGCAGCGCCGGACAACGTGGTTTCGTTCTACAACATTGCGCAGATGTTCCGTTCGGCGGGCATGCCGAAGTTCGCGGTAAGCTCGCTCAAGCGGCTGATTACCCGGTACGAACGAAACACGGAAGCCCGCCAGATGCTTTTCGATTTGTGCATGGAAGCGGGGTACTTTGGCGAGGCGCGGCAACTTGCGGAGTCGTCGTATGCCCTCTTCCCAGACGATCCGACCACGCTGCTGAACCTCGCGCGCGTGTATCGCACGGAAGGCGACGTGGCGCTGGCGACTGAGGTCTTGAAGCGGGGCATGGAATCACTCCCCAATGCTTCCGTTCTGGCGGTCGCGCTGGGTGAAGTATTGACCTACGTTGGAAACGCCGATACCTCATTGCAGACCCTGGAGAGCGTGCGGTCGGCGAAGGAGATGGCGGCGCAAATAGGTTTCATCACGGCATTCGACTATGCCCTGCAAGACAATTGGTCCGGAGTGCTGCAGCAGTGTGACGAATTGGCCGGTGCGCGTTATCCCTTGTCGGTTCGATTGCTGCATGTGGCGTCGCTCATCAAGGGCGACAAGGCGGACCGCGTCTCCGAACCATTGCTTAATGCGGAGGGCAAACCCATTGCCGGGCCAAGCACGCTCGTGCTGTTGAGCGCTCTAGGGAAACTGGAAGGGCCTATTTCCGACGATGACCAGTCGCTTGCGAAATCGCTGGCGGGGGACCCGTCCAGTTTGTTCACGTTTGCGTACGCGATGGCGTGCCGCGAGGCGGGTTTTGCGCCAAAGGCCCTGGAGCAATTCCGTGAATTGGATACGCGTGTTCCCAATCAGCCGCGACTCGTGAACCTGTTGTTGCGCACGCTGGCGCGGGCAAAGACTATGCCGGACCGCGTGGAAATCGCCAAGGAGTACACGTCGAAGTATTCGAACGTTGCGGGGGCGTGGTTGGGCTTGGCGGAAGTGTATTCATTGATGGACGACCGCAAAGGCCAAGAGGAAGCATTGCGTAAGGCCGTGGAAGTGGAGCCGAAAAACTCCGAGGCTTGGTTGGCGTTGGCACAATACCTTGACGAGTCGAACAACCTTGAAGAGTTGACCTCGGTGTTTCGCAAATTGATAGAGCTCCTTCCGGACGATCCGTTTGTGCAGAACAATCTCGCGTATTGCATACTTCGCACGAATGGCGACACGTCCGAAGCGCTTGCGCTGGCCAAGAAGGCGTCGGAGAAGCTGAAGATGCATCCCAACGTGCTGCATACGCTGGGATTGGCCTTGTTGCGATCGGGCGATTTGCAGGAAGGTCAGAAGAACCTTGGTCTCGCGCTGGAGATGCAGCCCGGGGATCCGACCATGCTCCTGGATTTCGGCAACGTGCTGCTGCAAACCGACAAAAAAGAGGACGGGAAGAAGTTGATCGAGTTGGCCCTCCGGTACGCGAATCAACTCGGACTGGACTTCCCCCGGCGCGCGGAAGCGGAAGCGGCCTTGTCTAAGGCATGA
- a CDS encoding lipopolysaccharide biosynthesis protein, with translation MSGIPGLDSGLDAREPDITEPEGDEVARASLRTLLVRGFSWTFVENLFSQGLRFVSNLILTRLLFPEYFGLMMLVGVFIQGLEMISDVGIGLSVVQDKRGNEPKFLNTAWTIQALRGLVVYLAALLLTWPVGHFYGKPELYYLLPVAALGTVISGLNSINFHLLSRRVALGRITVLNISSQVLTIGITVVVAWMLRSVWALVIGSLAGYAIKCALSFLLCPGPPNRFGWDREIAASLVRFGKWIMVSSLLGFVSSRIDAFTLGAYLSSTVFGVYTIASNLSIVGIGILNNLASRVLFPIYARLAEKGEEHLRKRTFRVRAILMLISVPPYCVLAVFGQQVIDLLYPEAYADAGRMLRILAFGAIGTSVSSTIGPVLLAVGDSFRFMMVLVSKTLVLVASMALGNYYYGTTGAIVGFAVSDYVMYPILAFSVRKYGVWLPALDLAGFAMGIVCMALGYYWLP, from the coding sequence ATGAGCGGGATTCCGGGTCTAGATTCCGGCTTGGATGCGCGTGAACCGGACATCACGGAGCCCGAAGGCGACGAGGTCGCCAGGGCCTCGTTGCGCACGCTATTGGTGCGTGGTTTCTCATGGACGTTCGTCGAGAACCTGTTTTCTCAAGGCCTGCGGTTCGTCAGCAACCTGATTCTGACGCGTCTTCTGTTCCCCGAGTATTTTGGACTCATGATGCTGGTCGGGGTGTTCATTCAAGGCCTGGAAATGATCTCGGACGTGGGCATCGGCCTCAGCGTCGTTCAGGATAAGCGCGGGAACGAGCCCAAGTTCCTGAACACGGCGTGGACCATTCAGGCCCTTCGCGGATTGGTGGTGTACCTGGCGGCGTTACTCCTGACGTGGCCCGTCGGCCATTTTTACGGGAAACCAGAGCTGTATTACCTGCTCCCTGTGGCGGCTCTCGGGACCGTTATCAGCGGTTTGAATTCCATCAATTTTCACCTGCTGAGCCGCCGTGTGGCCTTGGGCCGCATCACCGTTCTCAACATCAGCTCTCAGGTTCTCACAATCGGGATCACGGTGGTTGTCGCATGGATGTTGCGCAGCGTCTGGGCCCTGGTGATCGGATCGCTCGCAGGATACGCGATCAAGTGCGCGCTCAGTTTTCTTCTCTGTCCGGGGCCGCCCAACCGATTCGGGTGGGATCGCGAGATCGCCGCGTCGCTCGTTCGTTTCGGCAAATGGATCATGGTCAGTTCGCTGCTCGGCTTTGTGTCGTCGCGTATCGACGCCTTTACGTTGGGCGCCTACCTCAGTTCGACCGTGTTTGGCGTCTACACGATAGCGTCCAATCTATCCATCGTGGGCATCGGCATCCTGAACAATCTTGCCAGCCGCGTGTTGTTTCCAATTTACGCCCGACTTGCGGAAAAGGGAGAGGAACATCTCCGTAAACGCACCTTTCGCGTGCGAGCCATTCTGATGTTGATCAGTGTTCCGCCTTATTGTGTGCTTGCCGTGTTCGGACAACAGGTGATCGACCTGCTGTATCCCGAAGCCTACGCGGACGCGGGCCGGATGCTCCGTATTCTGGCGTTTGGCGCGATCGGGACTTCGGTTTCCAGCACGATAGGTCCCGTCCTGCTCGCAGTAGGCGATTCGTTTCGATTTATGATGGTGTTGGTCAGCAAGACCTTGGTGCTGGTGGCGAGCATGGCCTTAGGAAACTACTACTACGGTACGACCGGAGCCATTGTTGGCTTTGCCGTGAGCGATTACGTAATGTATCCCATCCTCGCGTTCAGCGTCCGGAAGTATGGGGTCTGGTTGCCGGCAC